Below is a genomic region from Triticum dicoccoides isolate Atlit2015 ecotype Zavitan chromosome 5A, WEW_v2.0, whole genome shotgun sequence.
GCAGATGTGTGCCAAAAGGATTCAGCCTATTAGAGAGCTAGTAAGGAGCACATATAAGCAGTGGAGATAATGACAAAAATGACTGTACTAAGCCAAGGTTACCTTCCTTCCCACTTGATTGAAGTTCCAGACCAGCTTGCAAGCTTTCATCTGAAGatgacacaagttgatcagtttatATGCATATACATGCATGATCCGAGAGGTTTTTCGAAATAGTAAAATCAAAGGGCCTCACGGCTTGCTGCCAAATATATCTGGATTGACAATAAGTCCAGCAAGCTATAGATGTGTAAAGTGCAAAGTAAACAAGACAAGGACACAAGAGCAGAGGATGGTGTTACCAATAAGATCTGCGTGCCACATCCTTGTCTTGTCTGTCAATCCTGCCACCAACAACAGTAACGATGGCTTTTAGCATCACAGATATAGAATCTACAAGGAAGTATATTGCTTAATCATAAGATGCTTGTAAATAGGGCACTGTACCCCTGTTTATGTCGTGACTGCGAGTTGACGAAGGCAGCCTGCAAAACATGGAGCATCTGCATGAGTTGAGTTGGTCAAGAAAGAGCCAGCAAGAGCAGAATGAATTTGCCATGTTTCAAGGTCATATTTTTACCTCTTCTTGGTCCTAAGGAAGATCTTGGCCAGTGTTTTAGGTCGTGGCAGGTCTTGTTCCTTGACGTGGCGCCTCCGACGATACCTAGGCAAACAAAATTTCAGGGAAATCAATGAGAgacttatttatttttattaattgTATCAAAGTTAGTTGCAATGAAATTGGCAGACCCGTTTTACACATTGCCTAGAATGGAGTGGATCAAGTGAACATGGACAAGCAAACTAATGGAGCCGGAATCACCTGAATCCGATGGGAAGTACATCGTGTGGCATCGTTGAGCCGCCCGGCAATATGACCAGGCCTTTCAACTCAGGAGCCTTGTAAGCCAAGTGTTTGACGATTTGAGAGGCCTTCCAGCGAACGCGCTCCCAGTCCAGGGAGGACCTGATGAAACAGTGGTACAGATTTAAGTCGAGAGACATAATAAAGAGGAAAAATTGCAGGAATGGACAGGCAGGCAGGAACTGAACTGAAGATGTGATCATCTAGCTAGTGCTGCTACCTGACTTGTTCCAAGTGGAGAATGGAGAGGACGATGGAGCGGATCCGGAGGGCGTCGTGGGAGATGGAGTCGTCGTGCTTGAGGTACCGTGTGTTGTACTTGCGGTTGAAGTAGGTGAGGTTGCGGTCGGGCACGCCGGCGACCATGCTGGCGAAGGGGGCGTGGTGCTTGAGGAAGTGGAGGAGCACCTGTGCCTCGTCGCTCTGCGGGTGCGATACCGGGCGGAGGAAGCGGGAGACGTAGGCGATGGCGTCGTCCCAGAGGCCCTGCCGCACCAGCCGCGACAGGTGGATGACGCTCATGTACGCGTCTGTCTCGTTGAGCAACCCCAACCTGCgggtgattgattgattgattcggAGAATGGAGAGGGCGAAGCAGTTTAGGAGGACGGAGGGGGTGGGGATGCACGTACCCTCGCAGGGCGTCGCGGAAGCCGTGGAGCCAGAGGTAGGTGGCGAGCCGGCGGTGACGGCACCGGCGCACGCAGCCGTAGTCGACGGGGCCGATGGACTCGCCCAAGTCGCCCACCCAATCGGGGATGACCGTGACGTGTAGGGCTGGACGTCCGAGCGAGCTTTTAGGCTCGGCTCGAAGCTCGCTCCAGCTTGGCCCGTTACAGCTCGGACCGGTATGATAATTAGGCGAGCCGAGTTATGAAAATAGGCCCGATTCTCGACCGAGCCGAGCCGAGTTTCGCCCGGTCCAGCTCGGGGACTCgttgaggcccagcccaaattcgcGTTAGGTCACAGCAGAGAGAGAGCACACACGCGACGCGGTTTCCTCACTCTTCTCCCTTTCTCTGCCCGGCGCCACCACCCCTCACCTCGCCGCGCCGCAGGCTGGACTCATCGGGCTTGGCACCGATGGCGACGGCCGACGCCGCCTTCCCTCACCACAGCGGACACAGACGGACGTCTCTCCCCTGGTTTCTCACCGAACGACAGGAGCAGGTAAGCGATCTCTTCTCTCCTTCCCATCCTTGCCCCTAGCTCCCTGCACTGGCGCACACACACGCACCAATTTGATGGATGGATCATGGATGGATGCTTGTAGTTTTGGTTGGAGGGCGCGGCTAGCTA
It encodes:
- the LOC119298416 gene encoding uncharacterized protein LOC119298416 → MSVIHLSRLVRQGLWDDAIAYVSRFLRPVSHPQSDEAQVLLHFLKHHAPFASMVAGVPDRNLTYFNRKYNTRYLKHDDSISHDALRIRSIVLSILHLEQVRSSLDWERVRWKASQIVKHLAYKAPELKGLVILPGGSTMPHDVLPIGFRYRRRRHVKEQDLPRPKTLAKIFLRTKKRLPSSTRSHDINRGLTDKTRMWHADLIDESLQAGLELQSSGKEGVPGAPVLNTMSGTATHLTKNSGASSLTNAGAPIAPASQTMLAS